A region of Subdoligranulum variabile DNA encodes the following proteins:
- a CDS encoding GNAT family N-acetyltransferase translates to MNIKGKRVTLRAMEKQDCEMVREMFNDPEIEKLVIGWAFPLSSYAQEKWFENHYADNTNFRFVIETPEDGAVGIATLTNIDWKNRSADHGIKLAKKERRSKGIGTDAVMAIMRYAFDELQLHRLDGAWFKDNIASKTMYTKCGWVEEGVRREYIFKNGSYRDLVVVGILAEEYHDLVKRTHYWD, encoded by the coding sequence GTGAATATCAAAGGGAAAAGAGTTACTCTCCGGGCAATGGAAAAACAAGATTGTGAGATGGTCCGGGAAATGTTTAATGATCCGGAAATTGAAAAGCTAGTGATTGGTTGGGCGTTCCCCCTTTCCAGCTATGCTCAGGAGAAATGGTTTGAAAATCATTATGCAGACAATACCAATTTCCGCTTTGTGATTGAAACGCCAGAAGACGGGGCGGTTGGAATTGCTACGTTGACTAACATCGACTGGAAAAATAGAAGTGCTGATCATGGTATTAAACTGGCAAAAAAGGAACGGCGCTCAAAAGGAATTGGAACGGATGCTGTGATGGCCATTATGCGCTATGCATTTGATGAATTACAACTTCATCGCTTAGATGGCGCATGGTTCAAAGATAATATTGCCTCAAAAACGATGTATACAAAATGTGGATGGGTAGAAGAAGGTGTACGCAGAGAATATATTTTCAAAAATGGCTCATATCGAGACTTGGTGGTCGTTGGCATTTTGGCCGAAGAATATCATGATTTGGTGAAGCGTACGCATTATTGGGATTGA
- a CDS encoding DegT/DnrJ/EryC1/StrS family aminotransferase: protein MMDNILVTRSSMPSLEEYIEEIRPIWESHWLTNMGPKHKELQRKLEEYLAVDYVELLTNGHMALELTLQAMNLQGEVITTPFTFASTTHAIVRNGLEPVFCDIDPVTYTLDASKVEKLITDRTCAIMPVHVYGNVCNMEEIERIARKYGLKVIYDAAHTFGETYKGRGIGSFGDASCFSFHATKVYNTIEGGAVCYHNEELGKRLYELKNFGIHGPEEVDAVGANAKMNEFCAAMGLCNLRHVDEEIAKRKKVVERYREHLEGVAGLQLNVEQPDVKYNYAYFPVVFDEKVFGASRNEVFDALAKRGVCARKYFYPLTNTFACFHNKYNADETPVARYVSERVLTLPLYADLALEDVDRICHIILKLKA, encoded by the coding sequence ATGATGGATAATATTCTAGTTACACGTTCCTCCATGCCTAGTCTGGAGGAATACATAGAAGAAATCCGCCCCATATGGGAAAGCCACTGGCTGACCAATATGGGACCGAAGCATAAGGAACTGCAACGTAAACTTGAAGAATATTTGGCTGTTGATTATGTGGAATTGTTAACCAATGGCCATATGGCGCTGGAACTGACCCTTCAGGCCATGAACCTGCAGGGGGAGGTTATTACAACGCCATTTACCTTCGCGTCTACTACGCACGCCATAGTGCGCAATGGCTTGGAGCCGGTTTTTTGTGATATTGATCCGGTGACCTATACATTGGATGCGTCTAAAGTAGAAAAATTGATTACTGACCGTACTTGTGCCATCATGCCTGTACATGTTTATGGTAACGTCTGCAATATGGAGGAAATTGAACGTATTGCCCGAAAGTATGGTTTGAAAGTGATTTATGATGCAGCCCATACTTTTGGTGAAACCTATAAGGGGCGTGGGATTGGCTCTTTTGGAGATGCCTCTTGCTTCAGCTTCCATGCAACTAAGGTGTACAACACTATCGAGGGTGGCGCAGTATGCTATCACAATGAAGAACTGGGTAAACGGCTGTATGAACTGAAAAACTTTGGTATTCATGGCCCCGAAGAAGTGGATGCCGTAGGTGCAAATGCCAAGATGAATGAGTTCTGCGCGGCCATGGGATTATGCAATTTGAGGCATGTGGACGAAGAAATTGCGAAGCGCAAAAAGGTTGTAGAACGTTACCGTGAACACTTGGAAGGTGTTGCGGGTCTGCAGCTGAATGTGGAGCAGCCGGATGTGAAGTACAATTATGCTTACTTCCCGGTAGTGTTTGATGAAAAAGTGTTTGGTGCCAGCCGCAATGAGGTATTTGATGCACTGGCAAAGCGGGGAGTCTGTGCACGCAAGTATTTTTATCCATTGACCAATACTTTTGCTTGTTTCCATAATAAGTACAATGCGGATGAAACACCTGTGGCTCGTTATGTATCGGAGAGGGTGTTGACGCTTCCCCTTTATGCAGACTTGGCGCTGGAAGATGTGGACCGTATCTGCCATATAATTTTGAAATTAAAAGCGTAA
- a CDS encoding penicillin-binding transpeptidase domain-containing protein, which yields MYQPGPVELASCSFGQSSKVSYLQMLTAVCAVVNGGNLMQPYVVQTIQAPDGTVLQEIEPTVKRRVISEETSATMCQLMEGVVTEGTGKHAAVNGYFVGGKSGTSQKLDSENEGARISSFVAVAPIDAPRLAVLVCLDEPHSWTTSGGTLSGPVCAEVLAKALPYLGIEPEVQPESTESP from the coding sequence TTGTACCAGCCGGGCCCGGTAGAGCTGGCCAGTTGTTCTTTCGGACAGAGCAGCAAGGTCAGTTACCTGCAGATGCTCACGGCGGTGTGTGCCGTGGTCAACGGCGGCAATCTGATGCAGCCGTATGTAGTGCAGACGATCCAGGCCCCAGACGGTACGGTACTGCAGGAAATAGAACCAACGGTCAAGCGCCGGGTCATAAGCGAGGAAACCAGTGCCACCATGTGCCAGCTGATGGAGGGGGTCGTTACGGAGGGGACCGGCAAGCATGCGGCGGTAAACGGTTATTTTGTGGGCGGGAAAAGTGGTACCAGCCAGAAGCTGGACAGCGAAAACGAAGGAGCCCGCATCAGCAGTTTTGTGGCGGTGGCGCCCATTGATGCGCCGCGGCTGGCGGTATTGGTTTGTCTGGATGAACCCCACAGCTGGACGACCAGCGGCGGTACACTTTCGGGACCGGTCTGCGCCGAGGTATTGGCGAAAGCTTTGCCGTATCTTGGTATCGAACCAGAAGTGCAGCCGGAGTCCACAGAATCTCCATGA
- a CDS encoding aminoacyl-histidine dipeptidase, translated as MKILENLEPQNVFRFFEEMSAIPRGSGNTKAVSDWCAAFARQRGLEYHQDADNNIIIIKEATPGYEQAEPVILQGHLDMVCEKEPGCPKDMAQEGLDLEVEGDYISAKGTTLGGDDGIAVAMALAVLDADDLPHPRLEAVFTVDEEIGLLGAGSLDVSPLKGRRMLNMDSEAEGIFTVSCAGGNNTISLLPLIHTAFAGAALTVTVGGLTGGHSGSEIDKGRANANMLMGRVLQDLAAQTPLRLVEVHGGLKSNAIPVESTATVVVADAQAARNAVAAMEKTLRNEYRVTDPSLFLQVENATVADDPMDAATTEKVVCLLTCLPNGIQAMSPDIAGLVQTSLNLGILTTETDTLRAVSSLRSSVDSQKEMLKRRLACLLAQLGGRVEYEGEYTGWQYQEHSPLRELMVQVYTEQYGEAPRVEAIHAGLECGLFAGKMPGLDCVSIGPNLLEIHTPRERMSISSVQRVWKFLVEVLKRAR; from the coding sequence ATGAAGATATTGGAGAATCTGGAACCCCAAAACGTATTCCGCTTTTTTGAAGAGATGTCCGCCATCCCCCGCGGCTCCGGCAACACCAAGGCGGTGAGCGACTGGTGTGCCGCCTTTGCACGCCAGCGCGGGCTGGAATATCACCAGGATGCCGACAACAATATAATCATCATCAAGGAAGCTACCCCTGGTTATGAACAGGCTGAGCCGGTGATTCTGCAGGGGCACCTGGACATGGTGTGTGAAAAAGAACCTGGCTGCCCCAAAGACATGGCCCAGGAGGGACTGGACCTTGAGGTGGAGGGAGACTATATCAGCGCCAAAGGAACCACGCTGGGCGGAGACGACGGCATTGCCGTGGCGATGGCGTTGGCCGTGCTGGATGCCGATGACCTTCCTCACCCTCGCCTGGAAGCCGTCTTTACGGTGGATGAGGAGATCGGTCTGCTGGGAGCTGGTTCACTGGATGTGAGCCCGCTGAAAGGCCGCCGCATGCTGAATATGGACTCCGAGGCTGAGGGGATTTTCACGGTCAGCTGTGCAGGCGGCAACAATACCATTTCCCTGCTGCCTCTGATACACACCGCCTTTGCTGGTGCGGCCCTTACTGTCACAGTGGGGGGACTGACCGGCGGTCATTCCGGTTCCGAGATCGACAAAGGCCGGGCCAATGCCAACATGCTGATGGGCCGCGTCCTGCAGGATCTGGCAGCCCAGACACCCCTGCGACTGGTAGAGGTGCATGGCGGGCTGAAGAGCAACGCCATCCCGGTAGAAAGCACCGCCACCGTGGTGGTCGCCGACGCACAGGCCGCCCGCAATGCCGTTGCCGCTATGGAGAAGACGCTGCGCAACGAATATCGTGTGACGGATCCCTCCCTTTTCCTGCAAGTGGAAAACGCTACGGTTGCCGACGATCCCATGGATGCCGCAACCACTGAGAAGGTGGTCTGCCTGCTGACCTGTCTGCCCAATGGCATCCAGGCTATGAGTCCTGACATTGCAGGGCTTGTGCAGACCTCGCTGAACCTGGGCATCCTGACCACAGAGACCGATACCCTGCGGGCCGTGTCCAGCCTGCGCAGTTCGGTGGACTCCCAGAAGGAGATGCTCAAACGCCGGCTTGCCTGCTTGCTGGCGCAGTTGGGAGGCCGGGTGGAATATGAGGGTGAATACACCGGTTGGCAGTACCAGGAGCACTCTCCGCTTCGTGAGTTGATGGTACAGGTCTATACTGAACAGTATGGTGAGGCCCCGCGGGTGGAAGCCATCCACGCCGGTCTGGAATGCGGCCTGTTCGCCGGTAAGATGCCGGGTTTGGACTGCGTATCCATTGGTCCCAACCTGTTGGAGATTCACACGCCCCGTGAGCGGATGAGCATCAGTTCTGTGCAGCGCGTGTGGAAGTTCCTGGTGGAGGTGCTCAAGCGCGCCCGCTGA
- a CDS encoding PqqD family protein: protein MAKSKQENYLDFVPVPNPKNSWSEDDKGIVTIDMVHRGFYASIAQKFFHTPRVSHIALDEYGSFLWKEIDGVQSVGDLARKMKAQFGDKAEPLYDRLVKYMQILHNNEFILFVGKDKVKP, encoded by the coding sequence ATGGCCAAAAGCAAGCAGGAAAATTATCTGGATTTTGTCCCCGTACCCAACCCCAAAAACAGCTGGAGCGAGGACGACAAAGGCATTGTCACCATCGATATGGTACACCGCGGTTTCTATGCCTCCATCGCGCAGAAATTCTTTCATACGCCGCGGGTCAGCCACATTGCCCTGGACGAATACGGCAGTTTTCTGTGGAAAGAGATAGACGGCGTGCAGAGTGTAGGGGATCTGGCCCGCAAAATGAAAGCCCAGTTCGGTGACAAAGCGGAACCCTTGTACGACCGGCTGGTCAAGTATATGCAGATTCTGCACAACAATGAGTTCATTCTCTTTGTGGGGAAAGACAAGGTGAAGCCATGA
- a CDS encoding OPT family oligopeptide transporter, which produces MVENKEFQPYVPADKVMPEFTVVSIVLGAILAIVFGGANAYLGLRVGMTVSASIPAAVISMGIIRKILHRDSILENNMVQTIGSAGESVAAGAIFTLPALFMWAKEGLCATPSLIEIGLIALCGGVLGTLMMIPLRSALIVKEHGTLAYPEGQACAEVLIAGEEGGAKASTVFSGLGIAAVYKFVTDGLKIFPSEITYDISAYKGAGVGIDVLPALAGVGYICGAKVSSYLFAGGVLGWLVIMPLMVLFGGESVLFPVTDMTINELVAQNGVSALWSNYLRYIGAGAVACGGVLSLIKSLPLIVRTFRDSMKAYGKGRTASSLRTEQDIPMPFVLLGVLVIAVVLWLFPAIPLNFFTALIVIIFGFFFATVSSRMVGLIGSSNNPVSGMVIATLLISTMLLKSTGSTGIEGMTAAIVIGGVICVIAAIAGDTSQDLKTGFLVGATPKKQQMGEIIGVVVSSIAIGGILYLLSMAWGGYGSNDLPAPQAILMKMIVEGVMGGNLPWNLVFAGVFIAIVIEILGIPVLPFSIGLYLPIYLSVPMMLGGALRWVLEKRKYASDKEKNNVVQSGVLYSSGLIAGEGIVGILLAVFAVIPMGASNVGEFINISGIFSIGQIGGLIVFALLLVTIYLFATKDQKKSK; this is translated from the coding sequence ATCGTGGAAAACAAAGAATTCCAACCCTATGTGCCTGCCGACAAGGTCATGCCCGAGTTTACGGTGGTATCCATCGTTCTGGGCGCCATTCTGGCCATTGTGTTCGGCGGTGCCAACGCCTATCTGGGCTTGCGCGTCGGCATGACGGTATCTGCCTCCATCCCTGCAGCCGTTATCTCGATGGGCATCATCCGCAAGATTTTGCACCGGGACTCCATTCTGGAAAACAACATGGTGCAGACCATCGGTTCCGCCGGTGAATCGGTAGCAGCCGGTGCCATCTTCACCCTGCCCGCCCTTTTCATGTGGGCCAAGGAGGGCCTCTGCGCCACCCCTTCTCTCATCGAGATCGGCCTCATCGCCCTGTGCGGCGGTGTGCTGGGCACCCTGATGATGATTCCCCTGCGCAGCGCTCTCATCGTCAAGGAGCATGGCACCCTGGCCTATCCGGAAGGCCAGGCCTGTGCCGAAGTCCTCATTGCCGGCGAAGAGGGCGGTGCCAAGGCCTCCACCGTCTTCTCCGGCCTGGGCATTGCCGCCGTATACAAGTTCGTCACAGACGGCCTAAAAATCTTCCCCAGTGAAATCACCTACGACATCTCCGCCTACAAAGGCGCCGGTGTGGGCATTGATGTCCTGCCTGCCCTGGCGGGTGTGGGCTACATATGCGGCGCCAAAGTGTCCTCTTACCTGTTTGCCGGCGGTGTGCTGGGCTGGCTGGTCATCATGCCGCTGATGGTTCTCTTCGGCGGTGAGTCTGTCCTTTTCCCTGTTACCGATATGACCATCAACGAACTGGTCGCCCAAAACGGTGTCTCGGCCCTGTGGAGCAACTACCTGCGTTACATCGGCGCCGGCGCCGTGGCCTGCGGCGGTGTGCTGAGCCTCATCAAATCCCTGCCCCTCATCGTCCGCACCTTCCGTGACTCGATGAAAGCCTACGGCAAGGGCCGTACCGCCAGCAGCCTGCGCACCGAGCAGGATATTCCCATGCCTTTTGTGCTCCTCGGCGTGCTGGTCATCGCTGTGGTGCTGTGGCTGTTCCCCGCCATCCCGCTGAACTTCTTCACCGCACTCATCGTCATCATCTTCGGCTTCTTCTTCGCCACCGTTTCCTCCCGCATGGTCGGCCTGATCGGTTCTTCCAACAACCCCGTTTCCGGCATGGTCATCGCCACCCTGCTCATCTCCACCATGCTGCTCAAATCCACCGGCTCTACCGGCATTGAGGGTATGACGGCAGCCATCGTTATTGGCGGCGTCATCTGCGTCATCGCAGCCATCGCCGGCGATACCTCCCAGGACCTCAAGACCGGCTTCCTGGTGGGCGCCACCCCCAAAAAGCAGCAGATGGGCGAGATCATCGGCGTGGTGGTTTCCTCCATTGCCATCGGCGGGATCCTGTACCTTCTGTCCATGGCCTGGGGCGGCTATGGTTCCAACGACCTGCCCGCCCCGCAGGCGATTCTCATGAAGATGATCGTCGAGGGCGTCATGGGCGGCAACCTGCCCTGGAACCTCGTCTTTGCCGGCGTCTTCATCGCCATCGTCATCGAGATCCTCGGCATTCCTGTTCTGCCTTTCTCCATTGGTCTGTATCTGCCCATCTATCTCTCGGTGCCCATGATGCTGGGCGGCGCCCTGCGCTGGGTCCTGGAAAAGCGCAAGTACGCTTCCGACAAGGAGAAAAACAACGTGGTCCAGTCCGGCGTTCTCTACTCCTCCGGCCTGATTGCCGGTGAAGGTATCGTCGGCATTCTGCTGGCAGTCTTTGCGGTCATCCCCATGGGCGCCAGCAACGTCGGTGAGTTCATCAATATCAGCGGCATCTTCAGCATCGGGCAGATTGGCGGTCTGATCGTCTTTGCCCTGCTGCTGGTTACCATCTATCTCTTTGCCACCAAAGACCAGAAGAAGTCCAAATAA
- a CDS encoding ABC transporter ATP-binding protein: MANTQTGHQPFVVFDNVCKYYQMGDTRIAASDHVSFTIEKGEFCVILGPSGAGKTTVLNMLGGMDTCDEGTILLDGEKVSSFNQKRLTTYRRYDVGFVFQFYNLVQNLTARENVELAAEICRDPLDADTVLEEVGLAHRRNNFPAQLSGGEQQRVSIARALAKNPKILLCDEPTGALDYKTGKQVLALLQDTCRRKGRTVIVITHNSALAAMADRVIRINSGRVIEEKINPNPTPVERIEW; encoded by the coding sequence ATGGCCAACACACAAACCGGGCATCAGCCCTTTGTCGTATTTGACAACGTATGCAAATATTATCAGATGGGAGATACGCGGATTGCCGCATCGGATCATGTGAGTTTCACCATCGAAAAAGGAGAATTCTGCGTCATTCTGGGTCCTTCGGGGGCCGGCAAGACCACGGTTCTCAATATGCTGGGCGGGATGGATACCTGTGATGAGGGGACCATCCTGCTGGACGGGGAAAAAGTCAGCAGCTTCAATCAGAAGCGTCTGACGACCTATCGCCGGTATGATGTGGGATTTGTGTTCCAGTTCTATAACCTTGTGCAGAATCTCACGGCGCGGGAAAATGTGGAACTGGCGGCGGAAATCTGCCGTGATCCGCTGGATGCCGATACCGTGCTGGAGGAAGTGGGGCTGGCCCATCGCCGCAACAACTTCCCGGCACAGCTTTCCGGCGGGGAACAGCAGCGTGTCTCCATTGCCCGGGCTCTGGCCAAAAATCCCAAGATTCTGCTCTGTGATGAACCCACCGGTGCGTTGGATTACAAGACCGGCAAACAGGTGCTGGCGCTTCTGCAGGACACCTGCCGCCGGAAAGGCCGCACGGTCATCGTCATCACCCACAACAGTGCGCTGGCCGCCATGGCTGACCGGGTCATCCGAATCAACAGTGGCCGCGTGATCGAGGAAAAAATCAATCCCAACCCCACCCCCGTGGAAAGGATCGAATGGTAA